From the Microbacterium profundi genome, the window GCCGATACCGCGGAATCGGCCCGCATCCGACCGAGCATCGGCAGTCCGGCATCCGCTCTCATGGACGTCAGCGGTTCAGTTGGATCCACATCGACGACTTCGTCGGCGCGATCCGGTTCCTCCTCGACCATCCTGAGATCGACGGGCCGGTCAACATGGCGGCGCCCGGTGCGGTCGAGAACCGCGAACTCATGGCCGCGCTGCGGCGCACCGTCGGCATGCCGTTCGGTCTGCCGGCGTGGCGATTCATGCTCGAGCCGGCGATGTGGGTGCTGCGTACAGAGCCCGAGCTCATCCTGAAGAGTCGCTGGGTCGAGCCGGGTGTGCTCTCAGACGCTGGATACGAGTTCGCTCATCCAGAACTCGGGGAAGCGCTCCGCGACATCCGCGGGAGCTGATCAGCCGAAGGACGCCCGCACTGCTGGTTCGAGCGTCGGATAGGTGAACTCGAACCCGGCGTCCGTGAGCTTCTCGGGAAGCACCCACCGGCTCTTCAGGATCAGCTCGGTCTCGGTTCGGATGCCGATGGCGCCCAGCTCCAGCATCCACCGGGGCATCGGCGGGCCGATCCGCACGCCGAGAACCCGTCGAACCGTCGCCATGAATGTGGTGTTGTCCACTGGATGCGGGGCCGCCGCATTGACCGGCCCTTCCAACTCGGGATGATCCTCGATGAAGTCGATGATCCGGCCGATGTCGTCGAGATGCACCCAACTGAACCTCTGTCGACCGTGCTTCGCACCGGGCAGATGCGCGGTCCCGGCGGCTCGTCGAGCTTTCGACGCCGGCCACCACCCGTCGTGCTGGGCGCCGCCCAGACCGATTCTGGCGAGATTCCTCAGTGGCCCGAGCACGCCGCCGTCGCCGAGCACGATGGTGCTGCGCAGTGCCACTCGTCGAGTGCCACGAAGCTCCTCGGCGAAGAGTGCGTCCTCCCACGCCTTTGCGACCTCCACTGAGAACCCGGTGCCCGTCTCTCCGCCGTCCTCTGTCATGGGTCGGTCCTCAGCGTGACGGTAGATCGTCGCGGTCGAGGAGTTCGCCCATACGGGTGGCGGGTCGGCGGCAGCTCTGATCGCAGAGCTGAG encodes:
- a CDS encoding epimerase is translated as MSSGRVVIGGSSGFMGQHLQQKYRAEGRELVTVSRSGADLRWDDRAGIEQAVDGAALVIGLAGKSVNCRYTPENRAEIFRSRLDTTATLSSAIRAAADPPPVWANSSTATIYRHAEDRPMTEDGGETGTGFSVEVAKAWEDALFAEELRGTRRVALRSTIVLGDGGVLGPLRNLARIGLGGAQHDGWWPASKARRAAGTAHLPGAKHGRQRFSWVHLDDIGRIIDFIEDHPELEGPVNAAAPHPVDNTTFMATVRRVLGVRIGPPMPRWMLELGAIGIRTETELILKSRWVLPEKLTDAGFEFTYPTLEPAVRASFG